One genomic window of Pecten maximus chromosome 3, xPecMax1.1, whole genome shotgun sequence includes the following:
- the LOC117324058 gene encoding tRNA (adenine(58)-N(1))-methyltransferase non-catalytic subunit TRM6-like gives MATETLAADTYHENLSAQHIIKEGDQIILKKGKNIKVFLIRKHRQVWLEKAKFTLDGTIGHPYGTTFEVKGGKMVKVEKSTLSEKEALAEGGKDNRDLLDLDSNQKLTRDDIEKMKKDGIKGKEIIDQLIENSSTFQSKTVFAQAKWIKKKKIKHLLEFTILKPSARLLCEMHHAKNPSRICFMRVDSLAQILSRGNVRAHSTVAVVDTCMGLVVGAVMERLGGFGKVIHFHQGPTAVRPVLDSFDFSEEILNNLYNYPLDRVNTIECDQTKTDNSDGKIDFKSSNGADNVKCSGETTEDTNSQCATDTTDVSTLETAEDTSSKCVTDMSVDTSTQSQGTTTNIECTEHCVGDTDSQETPGCSEEMEVEKENDLVKTDMEQRKKKGIDREANRQLREQKIQQARDLILEKNIDCLIVACKFHPTPIVLALLKYIAPSRPVVVFGQYKEPILDCYEYLRKEGGMVNYRVTEAWLREYQVMEMRTHPMITMSGGGGYLLTATTVNKSDTSR, from the exons ATGGCCACTGAAACACTAGCAGCTGATACTTATCACGAGAATCTTTCTGCCCAGCACATTATCAAGGAAGGCGATCAGATTATCTTGAAGAAAGGAAAAAACATTAAAGTTTTTTTGATTAGGAAACACAG ACAAGTATGGCTAGAGAAAGCAAAGTTTACCTTAGATGGTACGATTGGTCACCCCTATGGAACTACATTTGAAGTAAAAGGTGGAAAGATGGTCAAAGTGGAGAAATCAACACTATCGGAGAAGGAAGCTTTGGCAGAAG GTGGTAAAGATAACAGGGATCTTCTGGACCTGGATAGTAATCAGAAACTCACACGAGACGACATAGAGAAGATGAAGAAAGATGGCATCAAAGGAAAG GAAATTATTGATCAGCTTATAGAGAACAGTTCAACCTTTCAATCCAAGACAGTATTTGCCCAAGCCAAGTGGatcaagaaaaagaaaattaa ACATCTTCTGGAATTCACAATTCTGAAGCCATCTGCTCGACTACTATGTGAGATGCATCACGCCAAGAACCCATCTAGAATATG TTTTATGAGAGTGGACAGTCTGGCTCAAATCCTCAGTAGAGGGAATGTCAGGGCACACTCCACAGTGGCGGTGGTGGACACCTGCATGGGGCTAGTTGTGGGGGCCGTCATGGAGAGACTCGGGG GTTTTGGGAAAGTTATACACTTCCATCAAGGACCAACAGCAGTAAG accTGTCTTGGACTCATTCGACTTCTCTGAGGAAATTCTGAACAATTTATACAATTATCCTCTAGACCGTGTCAATACTATTGAGTGTGATCAAACAAAGACAGACAACTCTGATGGAAAGATTGATTTCAAAAGTAGCAATGGGGCAGATAATGTGAAATgttcaggggagacaactgagGATACAAATTCACAATGCGCCACAGATACGACTGATGTGTCGACACTGGAAACAGCTGAGGATACAAGCTCTAAATGTGTGACAGATATGTCTGTAgatacatcaacacagtcaCAAGGAACTACAACAAACATTGAATGTACAGAGCATTGTGTGGGAGATACTGATTCTCAAGAAACCCCAGGGTGCTCAGAGGAAATGGAAGTTGAGAAGGAGAATGATCTAGTCAAAACTGATATggaacaaagaaagaaaaag GGAATTGATAGAGAGGCAAATAGACAACTACGAGAGCAAAAGATACAACAAGCCCGAGACCTTATACTGGAGAAAAACATTGACTG TTTGATTGTAGCATGCAAGTTCCATCCCACACCAATTGTGCTGGCGTTGTTGAAGTATATTGCTCCATCACGTCCCGTTGTAGTGTTTGGACAGTACAAGGAG CCTATCTTGGACTGCTATGAGTACCTGAGGAAGGAAGGGGGTATGGTAAACTACCGTGTCACAGAAGCTTGGCTGAGGGAGTACCAA GTGATGGAGATGCGGACCCACCCTATGATAACTATGAGTGGAGGAGGTGGCTACCTACTGACGGCCACGACAGTAAACAAATCTGACACATCACGGTGA